The following coding sequences lie in one Bacteroidota bacterium genomic window:
- a CDS encoding C69 family dipeptidase — translation MKKILVLFWVMLFGADLLACTNYLVSRGASVDGSTMITYAADSHIRYGELYFSPARDWPAGSMVTIYDRSTAKPLGQIPQVRYTYQTVGFINEHQVAVGESTFGGREELVDSTGIMDYAYLMFLSLQRAKTAREAIKVMADLVAQHGYASSGESFSIGDPNEVWILEMIGKGTDLKTNRRTGEVYNANKGAVWVAVRIPDGYVSAHANHARITQIPKADGRRVITDKQWDKLNNPELEVIYSHDVISFARAKGYFTGSDAEFSFSDVYAPLDFGAARFCELRVWAMFNHVSEGMRAHWDYATGNVKSPRMPLYIKPNRKLSVHDLISFKRDYLQGTELDMSQDAGAGPFGLPYRWRPLTWKYNGKEYFHERVTVTQQTGFSYVAQMRSWLPGPLGGIIWFGVDDAGQSVHVPFYAGINEVPLQWREGYGDILTYVDDAAFWVFNRVAHFVYLFYSRAITDVHKAQAEQEQHFRNVVAETDQRAIELYQSNPDEARRLLTEVSSGLAVETIKRWAALGNFLLVKYLDGNVKQEKDGEFIRNPYGYPAPPRHPGYPDSFKRTIINETGEKFLYPAH, via the coding sequence ATGAAAAAAATTCTGGTTCTGTTTTGGGTCATGTTGTTTGGTGCCGACTTACTGGCTTGCACCAATTACCTTGTGAGCCGTGGGGCCTCAGTGGACGGTTCTACCATGATCACTTATGCTGCTGACTCGCATATCCGCTATGGAGAGCTTTATTTTAGTCCTGCCCGCGATTGGCCTGCCGGCAGCATGGTCACCATCTACGACAGGAGTACAGCCAAACCTCTGGGACAGATCCCCCAGGTGCGATATACCTACCAAACCGTTGGATTTATCAATGAGCATCAGGTGGCTGTGGGGGAATCTACCTTCGGCGGAAGAGAGGAACTGGTGGATAGCACCGGCATTATGGATTATGCTTACCTGATGTTTTTGTCGCTGCAACGTGCCAAAACAGCCCGCGAGGCAATCAAGGTGATGGCCGATCTGGTGGCTCAGCATGGCTATGCCAGCTCCGGCGAATCGTTTTCGATTGGCGACCCCAATGAGGTATGGATTCTCGAAATGATTGGAAAAGGCACAGACTTAAAAACCAATCGCCGGACCGGGGAGGTTTACAATGCCAACAAAGGCGCAGTCTGGGTTGCGGTGCGCATCCCCGATGGTTATGTGTCGGCCCATGCCAACCATGCCCGGATCACGCAGATCCCCAAAGCCGACGGCCGTCGTGTGATTACTGATAAACAATGGGACAAGCTGAACAATCCGGAACTTGAGGTGATTTACTCACATGATGTGATCAGTTTTGCCCGGGCAAAAGGATATTTTACCGGCAGCGATGCCGAATTCAGTTTCAGCGATGTGTATGCCCCGCTCGATTTTGGTGCTGCACGCTTCTGCGAGCTGCGCGTCTGGGCCATGTTCAATCATGTCTCCGAAGGGATGCGCGCCCATTGGGACTATGCCACCGGAAATGTGAAAAGCCCTAGGATGCCGCTGTATATCAAGCCCAACCGCAAACTCAGTGTACACGATCTGATATCGTTCAAGCGCGATTATCTCCAGGGAACTGAGCTTGACATGTCGCAGGATGCCGGAGCCGGACCGTTCGGACTGCCTTACCGCTGGCGCCCGCTTACCTGGAAATACAACGGAAAAGAATACTTCCATGAGCGTGTAACGGTTACCCAGCAAACCGGCTTTTCCTATGTGGCGCAGATGCGGTCGTGGTTGCCCGGACCACTCGGTGGCATCATCTGGTTTGGTGTGGACGATGCAGGACAGTCGGTGCACGTACCCTTTTATGCCGGCATAAACGAAGTGCCCCTGCAATGGCGCGAGGGTTATGGCGATATTCTGACTTATGTGGACGATGCGGCCTTCTGGGTGTTCAACCGGGTTGCACATTTTGTTTACCTGTTCTACAGCCGTGCCATCACCGATGTGCATAAGGCGCAGGCCGAACAGGAACAACACTTCCGCAATGTGGTAGCCGAAACTGATCAGCGGGCTATTGAGCTGTACCAAAGCAATCCCGACGAGGCCAGAAGGCTGCTCACCGAAGTATCGTCCGGGCTGGCAGTGGAAACCATCAAAAGATGGGCCGCTCTCGGTAACTTCCTGCTGGTCAAATATCTGGATGGCAATGTGAAGCAGGAAAAAGACGGTGAGTTCATCCGCAACCCCTATGGCTATCCTGCTCCGCCAAGGCACCCGGGCTATCCGGATAGTTTCAAGCGAACCATCATCAACGAAACAGGAGAAAAGTTCCTTTATCCAGCACACTGA
- a CDS encoding LruC domain-containing protein, whose translation MTAIGFMLISQYAVAQSGITAIQTQVSSSTDVTTYTANGAPSSPLSGNTYTYTFASNTFTDHQLSLQAIEAGSKAFAYEPIPVQVVFRRVNNSGVSNPRDLMYYFGNLSGSTINLKAPYEPNMSTAFTGNTNLLRGSDNLFANTGDGNGNINNIERLDVLVPGGISLTSASGQGFAVMERGAVNQHDAFVVGVITALDGSGNPAAYSNLIRVNSTHYGSVNVIPNQNSVVLRRDNGTGNLLASTSLSGQGIGGVFLSFADFGLSDGQTIYGYSLAAADFPASGTSADFTDYTNTTFFPLNTSGSTQGGLDMIALTGLVRILSISGQVFHDPDGLTNSTIDGASIQAIEGNPLYVNILNASNQVVKVAAVQPDGSFYAEGLPFGSYNLQLSINPGTVGSPAPAKTTGSDQWVYTGSSAGNGAPDLNLEGVTSISLSTENITGIKFGVEQRPVASSAIAPEVPHPGDNVPMAVSPALFSASDPDGSVTELIISSFPTNASSVTINGTTYTSGSFPLAGVSIPALPNGNPAVPISIASPAGTTEIVISFYAVDNAGVKSLLPATVTLQLGPESSGITNLFPATGFGTLAFEDLWPAKGDYDFNDMVIDYQFEISSNNLNFVEQIKATFVLKAFGASFENGFGFQFDGNVQPVDVLSVAGNYLTDNIITLDANGTEAGQSKPTFILFDNAFAHMPHPGTGIGVNTTPGAPYVNPVTMELLITFKPNTVSINDLDIGNFNPFIIVDKNRAVEVHLPGYPPTDLADPSKFGQWDDASNPAQGKYYVTENNLPWAIHIYESFAYPIEKQDITGAHLKLAAWAVSGGVQFPDWYKNLPGYRNEAVIYQIPTP comes from the coding sequence TTGACAGCAATTGGCTTCATGCTGATTTCGCAATATGCGGTGGCCCAAAGCGGCATCACCGCAATACAGACTCAGGTGAGCAGTTCAACAGATGTGACCACATACACTGCCAATGGGGCACCTTCATCCCCCTTGTCGGGAAACACCTACACCTACACTTTTGCTTCCAATACATTCACCGATCACCAACTCTCGCTGCAAGCCATTGAAGCTGGCAGCAAGGCCTTCGCCTATGAGCCCATTCCGGTACAGGTGGTTTTTCGCAGGGTGAATAACAGTGGTGTGAGCAATCCTCGCGACCTGATGTATTATTTCGGCAACCTATCGGGCAGCACAATCAACCTTAAGGCACCCTACGAACCAAATATGTCCACTGCATTTACCGGCAATACCAATCTGTTGCGTGGTTCGGATAATTTATTTGCCAACACCGGCGATGGAAATGGCAACATCAACAACATCGAGCGGCTGGATGTGCTGGTCCCGGGGGGCATTTCGCTTACCTCTGCTTCCGGACAGGGCTTTGCCGTGATGGAGCGCGGAGCTGTAAATCAGCACGATGCCTTTGTAGTCGGCGTGATCACCGCACTCGACGGTTCCGGAAATCCAGCGGCCTACTCGAACCTCATCAGAGTCAACTCGACGCATTATGGCTCAGTGAACGTAATCCCGAACCAAAACTCCGTGGTTTTGCGCCGCGACAATGGCACCGGCAACCTGCTCGCGAGTACCTCACTATCCGGACAGGGTATCGGCGGAGTGTTTTTATCTTTTGCCGACTTCGGACTCAGCGATGGGCAGACGATTTACGGCTACTCGCTGGCTGCTGCCGACTTTCCAGCTTCGGGAACATCTGCTGATTTTACTGACTATACCAACACCACATTTTTCCCGCTGAATACCAGCGGCAGCACCCAAGGCGGGCTCGACATGATTGCGCTTACCGGACTGGTGCGCATACTCTCCATCAGCGGACAGGTATTTCACGATCCCGACGGTCTGACCAACAGCACGATAGATGGCGCTTCCATACAGGCTATCGAGGGAAATCCGCTCTATGTAAACATCCTCAATGCATCCAACCAGGTGGTCAAAGTAGCCGCCGTGCAGCCTGATGGCAGTTTCTATGCCGAAGGATTGCCATTTGGCAGCTATAACCTTCAGCTTTCAATCAATCCGGGTACTGTGGGCAGCCCTGCTCCAGCCAAAACAACCGGCAGCGACCAGTGGGTTTACACCGGCAGCTCAGCCGGAAACGGTGCACCAGACCTCAATCTCGAAGGAGTGACAAGCATCAGCCTGAGCACAGAAAACATTACCGGAATCAAGTTTGGTGTGGAACAACGACCGGTTGCTTCTTCAGCCATAGCTCCCGAAGTCCCGCATCCAGGCGACAATGTGCCTATGGCTGTCAGTCCGGCCTTGTTTAGTGCAAGCGATCCGGATGGCAGCGTGACTGAACTGATTATCAGCTCCTTTCCCACTAACGCCAGCAGTGTAACCATCAATGGCACAACTTATACCTCTGGCAGTTTTCCCCTTGCAGGCGTGAGCATTCCCGCCCTGCCAAACGGCAACCCGGCCGTTCCAATCAGCATTGCCTCGCCGGCAGGCACAACGGAGATCGTGATCAGCTTTTACGCTGTGGACAATGCCGGTGTGAAGAGTTTGTTGCCCGCTACCGTTACCCTGCAATTAGGCCCCGAAAGCAGCGGAATAACCAACCTGTTCCCCGCAACCGGATTCGGGACGCTGGCTTTTGAGGACCTCTGGCCGGCAAAAGGTGACTACGATTTCAACGACATGGTGATTGACTACCAGTTCGAAATCAGCTCGAATAACCTGAATTTCGTGGAACAGATAAAGGCTACTTTCGTACTTAAGGCATTTGGCGCTTCATTTGAGAACGGTTTCGGCTTTCAGTTTGATGGCAATGTGCAGCCCGTCGATGTGTTGTCCGTTGCAGGCAATTACCTCACCGACAACATTATAACTCTTGATGCCAACGGCACCGAAGCTGGCCAGAGCAAGCCAACTTTTATATTGTTTGACAATGCCTTTGCACACATGCCACATCCCGGCACCGGTATTGGTGTGAACACTACGCCCGGCGCACCTTACGTCAATCCAGTAACCATGGAACTCCTTATCACATTTAAGCCAAACACGGTGAGCATCAACGACCTGGACATTGGCAACTTCAACCCGTTTATCATTGTGGATAAAAACCGGGCCGTGGAAGTACACCTCCCCGGCTATCCGCCAACCGATCTGGCCGACCCATCGAAATTCGGGCAATGGGATGATGCGTCGAATCCTGCGCAAGGCAAATATTATGTGACCGAAAACAATCTACCCTGGGCCATTCATATCTACGAGTCGTTTGCCTATCCGATTGAAAAACAGGACATCACCGGAGCCCACCTGAAATTAGCAGCCTGGGCTGTGAGCGGAGGCGTGCAGTTCCCTGATTGGTACAAAAACCTGCCGGGCTACCGCAATGAGGCTGTGATCTATCAGATCCCAACTCCCTGA